The Anas acuta chromosome 22, bAnaAcu1.1, whole genome shotgun sequence genomic sequence TGGTGGCTGGTTCAGACCATCTTTTCTCTTCAGCAGTCACTCCTCCTTACCTGCCTCTCCACTTCTTCTGtgatctgttttattttccgTTTGTAGTCTTGAGTAAGGAGCTCCAGCTGTTTGTCAATAAAACCTAAACGTTCCTGTCGCTCCTCTCGCATTTCCAGACAGTAAACTCTGATGGCAAGGACACATCAAAAAGCCAAGTAAGTGCATTTCTTATCTGTGGATACCTTTCGAATTCCAGAGACAAAAGACATTCTCCTGCCCAAGAACAAAGTATGCCAGGATATATAACACATTAGACACACATGGCATACAGGCCAAAAAGGATTTTCCTCTCTCCATACTTTCACAATTCACTAGAAGCAAGACTACTAGTTCACATCCTTCCTGCTCTTAAACCCTCTGTATTccactttgtattttaaatgctcACATTCCCTTAAATTTCTCCCAGAATGCAAGCTTCAGTCATGTATCCAGCATCAGCATTTCCTCACCGCTGTTCCTGGGCAGCAATATGCACAGAATCCATGATGAGACGAACATCTTCAGCAATCTGCTTTGCTCTCACTGTATGCTGCTCAAATTTTGTCTTTACTGCTGACTGGGAGATACATTCCTGTATGTAAGAGGTAGTCGAGATtagcagcaggcagaaaaagaCTAACACCATTTCTCCTTCTCATGTTTATAACCTCTAGTCCCCagcctttcaggaaaaaagCCTAAACAGAAAGTTAGCACATGTAACACTCACCTCAAATCTTCTCTCAAAGTTCTGAAACTCAAACATTCTCACTTGAAACCCATCTGCCAGTGCTCCACCTGAGAGAAGAAAAGTACAAAACAACCACTTACATTTTGAGAAAGCAGTAAGATGTTTGACATCAGTAAATACTCCAGCCTAACCTTGGAGCCAATGCATAAGAGTTGCTAAGTCATCTCTTTGCTTTTGGCTGCTCTTTTAATAATTTGACACACCGCAGTTTTGTCTCATTTTGGGACAAGGAATTCTACATTTCTTCCCTATAAGAAAACTGAAAGTCTCTGTTAGCTATTTTTACCTCCTTCTGGCATCCCTTGAGCCTTTTGAATCCTGGCATTCAGCACTTCTTTTGCAGACACAAAGAAAATTCGATCCCCTGCCTGTGCTCGATCCACCACACCCAGCTCATCTACCAGGAAACTGGTACACCGCTCCATGTGTTGTCGACGTACCTGAGGGATAAACAGGAAAAACTCTACATGCAGTTAAACCCACTTTATACTCCTCCAAAGTTAAATCAGGTACACAGATGCCCTCTGCTGGTCTAAGCTACCAACgtaaaacagtaataataataactctTGCTGTTTATAAAATCCTCCAGAAGTTATCCAGGTCATCTAACATCAAAATGCCCCAGTGAAagttctttatttccttcttacaAATCTCAGGAGTCTTGTTCAGACTGCTGTGCTATACTCCCTCTAGTCTGCAAGCTATGGTAGTAAAAGCCCGAACTGCAGACCCTATAATGTCCATGCAGCTAGGAGGAATTTAAATACACCACAAACCTCTTCCATGTATTCCGGTTCAGAGGCAGATGCATCCCAGcggttatttaaaataaatatattgggTCGAGACAGACGTTCGTTCACCTTGTGAAAGAATTGTTTCTCCTAtgcaaaaaggaacaaaaacacTTACATTAATATGTCTAAGCTTTTAAACTTTTAGACAAATTCACTTAAAACTAGCAAGTGGATTTGAACATACAGTTTGCATCAACGTTGATTCTGAATTTGCCACCAGGACAAACACATCAGCATCTAGACAGAACTTGTCAATCCAGCTGTCCAGCTCTGTGGTTACATCAATGCCAGGGCtagcagtaaaaagaaaagagatgttACTATGCTGTAGAAACACTaaacatataatttaaaaagttcATAAGAAATGTGCTCCAGCTATTCAGGGCATTCATTTCCCATGTCTGAGCTACAGTGTCCAGAGGTGATGCAGACTAATCAAGAGAAATTGTGGCTGTTAATTACAGGAAAGGACTTTGGTCACTGTCACAGAGGAGAACAGGGTCACTTCCATTGATGTTTGCTAAATTTATATTTGAATACATCTATGTAATAAATCTATGataaagaggaaaggaaagaaagacattCTCACCTGTCCATGAGTACCAGGTCATCCTTTAAGAGAGGACATTTGGAATTGGGCCACATTACGCTGACTAGACTGCCAGCATTCAGAAGCTCATCTTGATGAAGGGCGTGAGCCAGCTGATTCACTGTCTactcaaaacaggaaaaaaaaaaaacaaacggaTGCTAAAACTTTTTAACACAATTATCTTCCTTCATGGTTGTTCacaatttaatataaaacaataaaacccaACATTGTATCTTTTTTCTCCCTGGGATTTTTTCCACATACAACTTGTTTGAGTCTCCCCAGTCAAAAAACAACCATCTAATAAGAGTTTATGAGAAAGTTTCCTGTTAAGAAGGGCTGAGGAACTATCAGGAAGGCTGTAACCTTGGTCAGTTATACTGAGCTCAGAAGAACTTAATGAATCATTTCAGCTCCCTGTTATCACTCACAATTACAGCACGTCATCTATCACATAAAATGTCTTATAGCTTCCTTCATTCCTCCCTTCCTACATCAAAAATCCTGCTCCTAATCTCTGCTACTTCAATAATTAAAATCCTTAACTGTGAAAAATGTATTCAGtgtgatttaattttcttgttctttccattttctggcACCTCTTAAAATAGGGACAGCGctcttctcctttattttatgCTTAAGGGAAATGTACCTTaacattcttcttttcctctgagcCTTCAGTAAGCAGGAAAGCCTCATGTCCATCTGTCCCTTCTACACGCAGGAAACAATTAGTGGTGTGTCCAATTCCTGAAGGAAGGACTTTGTCCCACAGCATAGCATTTATCACCGTGCTTTTTCCATTGCTTGTCCTGGAGAGAGATCACAGGATGGTGTAGCTGGGCTTCTAAGATTCAGGTATACTCATTTTGATGTAACAAAAAACAATCTTTCTAAACCAAAGTAGTTCCAGAAATAACAATTTAGGTGCCATAGGCAACTTACAGAaaaacttttctattttttattttaaaaattcttcctaatagATTACGTTCCACAATATTGGTGTCCAATTCACAAAGTACTAGCACCAGGGACATCTGCTACACGTTGCATGCAGAAGCGCTAGtgcttctataaatattttttactggCTTCGATCCCAAAAATGCAAATCGCATTACCAAGTAGGGAGCGTAGGCAACGTAAGCACGTGACTCACCTTCCAAAAAAAGCCACTTTCATGTGTCTCCTTGCCAGCACTTCACTAATGCCACTGACTTTTGACAGATAGCCTTTGACTTCCAGTACCTGCTCTTCTGTGGTGACAGGATCAAGCTCGACATTCTTGTGTGTttctaaaatcaaaatatatcaTGCCTCTGAATTCCAGAAGTCATCTAAGTATAGGATGAAACATCTCCTCATAATGTAACACACACAACCAAATATTAATGTGTCCCGAAGACCACATGGGTAATCTTAAACCATACAATTACACCCTGAGGCAATTTTGCATCAGCTGGTCTTTTTTACGTATCTAATAACCATTCTTATCCTTAGGACTGCCTTGAACAGAACACATCCAACACTTCAAACACCCCAGCACTCTTAAAAATTCTTCTGCATGTGAAGCTGGTAGAGCCAACTATTGGTGTAAGTTCCACATGACTAGCAATGACATGTCCAGGCTAGAACACTGTAAAGATTACAGGCACAAAACACCAAATGAGCCTGGCAAagttcattaaaacaaacaaaaaaacaaccctcccaaacaacaacaaaaaagcagctCACTATCTAGTTCAGTTTCATAACAGGTATGAACTACTTATGTCAGGTTTAAAATATGAAACCTGAATACTTCATCCACagtcagtaattttttttttgtccttcataTGAATATTGACATATAAAGAGATAGGCCTTTATAAATAAGAACGAAATCAGGTCTAGCAGAGCCATTTAACCAAATAAGGGTTTTCTGGTGAGTGACTGGGGGAATTATGTGTGGGCAAAAGACCATTACAGACTCGTAGTGGAAGAGTTCAGCTTACCTTCCAGGAACGAGGAGCTCTCATTGATGTATGCAGCCAGCTGTTCAAAAATACcattgattttcttctttgcagtgACAAAATGTTTAAGCGGAGAAGCATTTACCTCAGCCATGTGTCTTTTATCCTTCTTCACTGCAACTATTGACTTGGAACGATTAAACAATAGTGACATTGCgctatagggaaaaaaaaaatgcagaaaataaaggtaACTCACCCACAGCTGACAGCTATGCAAGTGTCCAACATTCAGGGGGTAGGCACCTGACAAGAACTTGGCAGACAAACGTTTTAAGGACTAaatcttcttttaaagaaggattttttcagttttccacaATTATAAATTATTCAAATATCGGGAACAAAAGGAGTCACCTTTCCTCCCTTCCAGCAGAGAGGCCCCAGCCCCCCCTGCAGAGCACCGCTCCTCCTGGCCCCGCTTACTTTCCGGATGAGGGTCCCGCCTCACACGCCAGGCATGGTcagctccagccctcctgcaaCACGAACGAGCGCAGCTCTCCCGCCTTCCCCTCGCCCTGGCCGGCCTCGATCCCGCAGCTCCTCCGGCGACGCGGAGCCCAGCCCGTCCCTGCGGCAGCAGACGAGgagctcagccccgagcagcccggCTCCGCTCCCTGAGGCGGCCGCCACCGGCCTCCCCTCAGCGCTGCCGCGGCAGCGGGCGGGAAGCAGCCCCTGACAGGAGgcgccccccgcagccccgcccCGCCTCTCACCTTCACCGCCGCTCGGCCGGGGCCGCCATCTTGCCCGCGCAGCCTCAGCCGCCGGGCGCGCCCCGCGCGTCATGGCCGCGACGGGCGGGCCCTAGCCCGGGTCGTGACGGGAGGTGTAGGCTGGAGGCGCTGCTCCCCCACACCTCGGGGCGTCGCCAGAGGTGCAGGCGGGCGGGCCCGCTCCGCGTCCCCTGAGGGAATGAAAAGCACGGGGAGACGCCAGCGTGTTGTAATGGTTTAATGCGAGTTCCCCTGGTTGAAATTGTACATCCTGTGTGAAACATCAGAGCGCGCAGGCTCCTAATTCGTTCCAGTCACAGTACCGGGCAGAGGAAAACGCGACAAAataagtggggggaaaaaaaataactctgctaaataaatacatacaccTACTTGACATCTCAATGATTGGCCTGTAAAGTCCCTTTATTTGGCAACATTGGGGCATTTGTTATGGATTTCAGTTAGCACATTGTGACCATTTTACTCTTCAAGGTGATTGTCCGGcgtttttttctcccttccgCTTGTGTGAGTGTGTAGCACTGAAACAGACATCAACAGCCCATGGAAACTGTGGGAAAGGGCCTCTTGTACCTTCTGCAGGTCCACTCAAATTGTAGAGAGTGAGTTCTCTGCCAAAATGTACATGACTAAAGCTATCCTGCCTGCATCGGTAGGTCCCGTCCTAGATGACAAGGCTCTACACCTGAAAATTAGATAGCAGAGGCTAGGGACACACAgaagattaatatttttctaaggaCAATTCTGACGTGAATTTACTGCTTGTGAAACATTCTAGTCTGGCAGACTGAGAGACTAAAGGTGTCTAAAAAGCAGAGCAGGTATCTCACGGGTAACAGCAGAAAGGTTTCTCCCTATTTGCTCCTACAACCTATCCTAGGCAGATTTTTACACCTGTTGGTTCACCACACTATCTTAGCACTTTCCAAACACTCATTTCTTTCAGTCTCAGCCCCACTGGAGAAGTGTCTGCAGTGGAGTACTTTGGTTTGGAATCTCAAATTAATAGAAATACTGAATAATGATTTCCTCTAAGTACCAGAAAATAGTTCTTTTATAGTGATGGCCCATTCTAGCTAGATGCAAAGGAAATTATCCAAATAATCACTGAGGCCATCAAAGACCAGTGAGGCCTCAGGATTGTTACCCCATGATTAAGAGCTCTTGAAAATCTTAACATGGGATAGAGCTTAGCTAATTCAGCAATGAAGCCCTCCTCGTTGATCTAGTTGTTGCCAGCCTTCCCTTTCTTATATTTAATCTGCACATATTGACATGTTCTGAATTTGTCTGGATATACACGCTCCCTTTAAACTGCAGTAATACAAGATAAGGAGGctattttttgtcttcagacTAATCCCAGAGGTAAAGAATCATTAGCGGACCTTCCTTTAGCTAACAGGAAGCACCTATattgtcactgctgctgctttgaacTTTGTGATACGTTTCCCAAGACTGCAAAGAGGTAAGGAATCAGATGATCTTCAGGCTCTTACTACTGAGTTTCATCTGGTATGACATTTAACTGTTTTGACTCTTGGAGCCAGCTCCCTGATTGTTTATGTTTAGAAAATCATTTCTGGATGCTATTCCAATGTCCAGTCCTGTATATGCTGTAGATAGAAAAGGGCTTCCAACTACTTGGAGAGAGAGAGCTTGTGACTTGCCTCCAAAAAGCTGGATTTCCAGTCCAAGAAAGCATTTCTGTAAAACTAACCAAGCAGTGAAGGTTCAAGTAAAATCGCATTTCCAAGAAACAGCGGATGAGGACCAGAATCAGAAATGAAGGCACAAAATCTTCCAATTCTACAGCAACATTCCTAGATATTGCCTGCAGTATCAGAGAGGGAGATCTTCCAGTAGTGGAGTcttaaaatatcattaaaaatcaATATCCACATAGCTTTGATCAATGCCTTAGAGACTCTCAGCAGCGTTCCCTGTTTCCACTCAAAGTCAGCAGTGAGCGGGGCCAGGGAAGGGTCCTTCCTTGGAAGCATGGCTCTAGGGGTCAAGAAAGGACACTGCGATATAACGGGTTCCTTTGGTGGTTGGAAGACCTTCATGATAGTGGGTCAGGCGTCCTGGATGCATAAGGGTCCACCCTTTCCGTGGAGCTCGAATTGAGCAGTTGTAGCGCAGGAACCGACAGCCTCCTCCCTGAGAGAAACAGACCAAGAAACACGTCAGCTTGGTACAAGCACCTCAGGGAATGGGTCTATTGCCTTCTCTTGGCAACGCTTCTAAAAGTGTGAAAAAGTGGTTGGGGAATCTAATGGTTGTAATGTTCTCAAAAATCTTCTAACCTAACCTAGtcattaattgcattttttagtGTGGAGAAGCCAGATATGGATAAGGAAAGGGTTTTCAGCCGCCTGGATTGCCTGAGAGCCTGTACTTCATTCCTGCCCCACTGGCCAACACTTACCTCATAGTCTATTCCAACTCGGTTCAGAGCAATGTTAATGGTAAAGGTGGAAGCGTCGTGATGGGGCATTAGGGAGGGCTGCTCATCCGGTTTGTAGCGGACTACAAAGGCTAGCTCAAACTGAGTCTGCAGGAGAGAAGAAGACAGTGCACGTCAGGTACAGGGCTATAGCAGTCCATGGCTACTGAGCTGCAGGACAGGGtgtcatttttaaattgcatctcACTGCTACGAGAGAAAGACAGCAATAAGGCAGGAGAAAGTTATCGGGAAATTGTGTATTTCCTGATACATATACTCAAGTCACACTCCAGGATCAGTTCTCCATACTGGGAAACAGTATCCGTATTGCCAAAGGATTCTAGTAGTCTTTTCACACAGTTGTGACTGTAGCAGATGTTGAGTCGACTGTATGTTTCCATGCCAAGGTATACCTACCTTGGTATAGTATCCTGGGTACAGTTTCTCCGTGATGGGTGCAATATAGTCCAGAAGAAACTTATACCATTCTCTTTCAAAGCCTATTTGGTTCATGTGGATATCAATAGTTGGGACATTTTCATAGCCTCCTTGTATTCTACTGTCCTGAAAATGAATCATGAAAATACCCATGAGGGTGGGCACCTTGGACTTCCAAGAATGAAAAGCACTTGTTTCTGGTAATTACATATGAGGTTTATTTATCAGGATTTTCAGGATGGAAACCTTATGtcaaacaacaaataaaccCCAAGGTAAACAGCATTACCATCAAAAGGGCAGATAGCTTCAGCAGATAGTAAAGGactcagaaaaattaatttacatttaagaACATGGGCAAAATCATGGAGTAAATCAGGAGGAAAGTAAGAGCGTTGCATCCAGTTTCCTGCCTTAACTGCAGGTCCTAATGTCTTTCTAAACGAGGCACTATTGTCACCAAGTATACATGGAAAATGGTGTCACCTAGAAATCAAAGAGCTCTTGCTTTTTCTTACCGTATTGTCACCTGTGGACCACTTGCCATAATGTTCCATTTCTTCCACCAGCTCATCACAGGCAGTGTCAGTGAATATAGGGAACCAGTAAACATCTGGGCAGGGCTGCAGAATGTGGACaggtgagaacagcagaaaaacaaggacAGGTGCTTGAGGCAAAAGGAATGAGACTAAACTGACTGTGGATAGGGTCAGATTAAGTGGAAAGTAACTAAAATATCAAGGATAGAAGTTTGTCTTCTGATTTGTATGCCCTACTTCCAGTTAGGAGAGCTAGAGATGTACTTCTAGAATAACAATTTTGCtctaaaaatactttcaagGTCATGTGTCCATGTCATTTGAAAGACTGCAAGGTCTTGCTGAACTGCTTGTTCCTGAGAATGACAACAGTGGTAATACAAGTGTTATCCTGACGCTAACATCCCATTTTGATGgataaaagcaatgttttcttaCCATTTCTACCAATTTCCCTTTCAGAGCTGCTGTATAGTTTTCATGGATGTACTTTTCTCTCCAGTCCTGCAATTAAAAGATAAGCAAACCAGTCATTTCTGCAGGGTCTAGTTAGAGATGCAATGAAAAGCAAGGGTACAGCAGTATTTCACATGTTTTGAAAATCCAAATGCTATGAATCAAACAGCCTCTCTTTATATTCTGTGGCTAAATTCCTGATCCCAGCTGAGAGATACTGTATAACAGAGCCTGGACCTTCCTTATTGGCGAAATTGGTCATCAAAGCTTCACATTCCACATAGCCTGCTAAGCCTGCAGAGCATGTAGGTTATCTCACCTCAGGGTTGCTGAATATTTGCCAGAGGTCATTGTGGAGGTGATCTGTTTGATAATTCTCCAGGGACAGTATGTGTCCGAACTGATGTCGATTTGTCAAGTACATAAAGACTCcctgcagaacagaaagaaatgatcAAGCTTTGTTTCCAGGCCTCATATTTCTGTGAGcaactgtgaaataaaagcaCTAGACAGCTTTCCAGTGATTATGGCCCTTCCCAAATGGTTCATCTATTCATTCTTTCTCCTGTGGGCTTTTACTTTAATTTCTACCCTGGATATCAGAAATTTTGAAGTTATAGCAAGAGCCAGTAATTCTGTGCCTATCATCAGCTGAGGttggaaacagaacagaacagctgCTGTAAGATTAGGTTCTTCCTTCTTACCCAGTTGTACCCTTTTAGAACAGCCCTGAATAGGCCCAAGAACAAATATGTTATCTCCATTTATCGGTCCCTGGCTCTGGGTGGTTTCACAGCAAGACAGAAATCCTACACTGTTCCAAGCCTGCACAGGATTGAGTGATGCCAATTCATCCTGACCGATACTCCGACAGAGCTGAATGCCTTGAAACCACTTAATCTTGTCACCTCCACGCTGGCATGCAGTTCTCCCCTGCCAGCCTCTCTCTGCTCAACTGACCTGATTCCGGACGTTGTGGCAGAAAGCCATGTCAGCATCCAGCTTGCCACTGTGGAAGAGATCTCCCTGGTCAAGCTCTGATCGCAGAGTGCTAGCTTTAACCATGTAAACACTGCTGATGTAGGGAACATTCCAAAGCCCACTGAAACACAGGGGTAGAAGAGTAAGACTTGAAATAGCAGTAGTACAGAAAATGCTAGACTTGGTGGGATGGCAGGCAGCACTGCTCTATCAGCCAGGCTTTTCTTAAATGAGCCAACTCAGAACAGTAAGGAGAAACCATACCAGCAGGAATTGTCATTCcaggaaaaatcatttatattgCCCAGAGAAGGAATACAAATGCCAGGGCACTGTGAAAGCAATTAACTGATATTGTGTACTTCTGCTAGGGACGCAGTTAATGGCTTGAATCTCTTCCCAGAGagatcagctttttttttttttctactgatttaaaaaaaatgaaccagCCAAAAGGGCATAAGCTGATTTCCAGCATTTACTGCCCCCCAGAAAGGCCACTCAAGAATATGAATAAACCAACAATTATATTTTGTGAGTATTCCATTCCATGGTCACCTGGTGTTTTATGAAGACTATCAGATAAAGATTACACAGCTCCTTATGGGATTTCATGGATCACACTAACTATAATTCATGGGAAAACATGACACGACTAAGATGAAGTGATTTCAGCATAGTTGGGACTCTCAACACCTTACTCTGATCACAATAAAGTGCCTGAAGTGCATTATAGTCTCTGCTCAGGGAAGAACATAGAGTAACTTCCAACTATGAGAACAGACTTGTTTGCCTTTTCTATACCCAAAGACAACTGCACGCTCTGGTTCTTAGACATTAGCTGCTTTGATGATAATGTGCAGCAGACAGCTTTGTATTTGAGGGATTGCATCAATAAGAAACTCTCCTGTATACTCACACCCTCCGCCTTTGAACAATATCCACATAATCTTCTGAGCGGGCATAGTATCCATCAGGGCTCAGTGCTCCCCAGAAATTTGACCACAGCTTCTCATGTCGACTTACCAGTGGGGCAATCACCAGCCTGTGAGCATAAAAGAAAAGGGATGTTACCACAGGAAGTAAAGGGAAAGATTTACAAACCAGGCAATCATAAGAGGCAGATTCTCTATCCCTTGCTGCTTCCATTAACTATGTTGAAATAAAATTCCACATATGCAAGGGCAAATGTGGTTACAATCTCATCCCTAACTGCATCCAGAAGCAGGTCTCTTAGAATCCAATTTCTTCTAGTGACTATATAAAGGCAAAATTATGGATGATTTACATCCATTGCCTAAAATTCAGGGATTCCAACTACAGTAAAATGGGACCAAATAAGAGGCATTCATGTAACATTCCACCCCCAACACAGTCCAGCTACTGCCTTACTTATCTCATTGATAAAAGAGCTCACTATATTCCCTGTGTGAAAGATGGCCAGTAATGACTGCTCAGCCCCGAGAACTTACTTATTCTGTTCAATTAGGATTCTTAGAGTCTCTGTGTTCTTCAGAACTACTTCAGCATCCAGGCTAAAATAATAGTCACAGTCAGGATCCTTTCTGCACAAATCCCTATAGCCAGAGAACAAGAAAAGTCACATCAAAATCCTCCTAGAACAGTTAGACAAGGGACAGAACGGCAggaattcatagaatcatagaattgtttggattggaagggaccttaaatcatctaattccaaccagCCTGCCATGGACAAGGTCATCTTTCACTACACAAGGTTGAATTCTCTCACCTAATAGTCTAAGAGTCTTCCGCTG encodes the following:
- the MFN2 gene encoding mitofusin-2, which encodes MSLLFNRSKSIVAVKKDKRHMAEVNASPLKHFVTAKKKINGIFEQLAAYINESSSFLEETHKNVELDPVTTEEQVLEVKGYLSKVSGISEVLARRHMKVAFFGRTSNGKSTVINAMLWDKVLPSGIGHTTNCFLRVEGTDGHEAFLLTEGSEEKKNVKTVNQLAHALHQDELLNAGSLVSVMWPNSKCPLLKDDLVLMDSPGIDVTTELDSWIDKFCLDADVFVLVANSESTLMQTEKQFFHKVNERLSRPNIFILNNRWDASASEPEYMEEVRRQHMERCTSFLVDELGVVDRAQAGDRIFFVSAKEVLNARIQKAQGMPEGGGALADGFQVRMFEFQNFERRFEECISQSAVKTKFEQHTVRAKQIAEDVRLIMDSVHIAAQEQRVYCLEMREERQERLGFIDKQLELLTQDYKRKIKQITEEVERQVSNAMAEEIRRLSVLVDEYQADFHPSQVVLKVYKNELHKHIEEGLGRNMSDRCSNAITASLQTMQQEMIDGLKPLLPVSLRGQIDMLIPRQCFTLSYDLNCDKLCADFQEDIEFHFSLGWTMLVNRFLGPKNGRRALMGYNDQVQRPLTPANPSLPPLPQGSMTQEELMVSMVTGLASLTSRTSMGIIVVGGVVWKAVGWRLIALSFGLYGLLYVYERLTWTTKAKERAFKRQFVEYAGEKLQLIVSYTGSNCSHQVQQELAGTFAHLCQQVDVTRENLEQEISALNKKIEVLDSLQSKAKLLRNKAGWLDSELNMFTHQYLQQSR